The proteins below come from a single Sinorhizobium fredii genomic window:
- a CDS encoding tripartite tricarboxylate transporter permease: MGTLDFLLQGLLVAAQPMNLLYALIGVTLGTAVGVLPGIGPALTVALLLPVTYQLDPGGSLIMFAGIYYGGMYGGSTTSILLNTPGESSSIVTALEGNKMARAGRGGPALATAAIGSFVAGLIATLGLAFVAPYIVKLALVFGPREYFALMVLAFVTVSSAFGDSTLRGLTSLFVGLTLACIGIDQLTGQARLSFGVPDLLDGIEVTTLAVAMFAIGETLYIAAQGDKGPDKVEAVRGSVWMSASDWARSWKAWLRGTFIGFPIGAMPAGGAEIGTFLSYATEKRLSKHPEEFGNGAIEGVAGPEAANNASAAGTLVPLLTLGLPTSATAAIMLAGFQQYGLQPGPLLFATNPQLVWGLIASLLIANFMLLVLNLPLVGLWVKLLTIPKPWLYAGILLFATLGTIGANPSVFELGMLLAFGLLGYVMRVFGYPIAPVVVGLILGPLAEQQLRRALSISQGDVTVLFTSPIAAVLLVIAALAFIVPLILRARGRGEVLAQLAASED, translated from the coding sequence ATGGGTACTCTTGACTTCCTTTTGCAGGGGCTGCTGGTTGCTGCGCAACCGATGAACCTGCTCTACGCGCTGATCGGCGTCACCCTCGGCACGGCCGTCGGCGTGCTGCCGGGCATCGGCCCGGCGCTCACCGTCGCGCTCCTTTTGCCGGTGACCTATCAGCTCGACCCCGGCGGCTCGCTGATCATGTTCGCCGGCATCTATTACGGCGGCATGTATGGTGGCTCGACGACGTCCATCCTGCTGAACACGCCCGGCGAGAGCTCCTCGATCGTCACCGCGCTCGAAGGTAACAAGATGGCGCGCGCCGGCCGCGGCGGCCCCGCTCTGGCAACGGCAGCGATCGGCTCCTTCGTCGCCGGCCTTATCGCGACCCTCGGGCTCGCCTTCGTCGCCCCCTATATCGTCAAGCTGGCCCTCGTCTTCGGGCCGCGCGAATATTTCGCGCTGATGGTGCTCGCCTTCGTGACCGTCTCCTCCGCCTTCGGCGACTCGACGCTGCGCGGCCTTACCTCGCTCTTCGTTGGCCTGACGCTTGCCTGCATCGGCATCGACCAGCTGACCGGCCAGGCGCGGCTTTCCTTCGGCGTCCCGGACCTGCTCGACGGCATCGAGGTGACGACGCTTGCGGTCGCCATGTTCGCGATCGGCGAGACGCTCTACATCGCCGCCCAGGGCGACAAGGGTCCCGACAAGGTCGAGGCGGTGCGCGGTTCGGTCTGGATGAGCGCCTCGGATTGGGCGCGCTCCTGGAAGGCGTGGCTGCGCGGCACCTTCATCGGCTTCCCGATCGGCGCGATGCCGGCCGGCGGCGCCGAAATCGGCACCTTCCTCTCCTATGCGACCGAAAAGCGGCTGAGCAAGCATCCGGAAGAATTCGGCAATGGCGCGATCGAGGGCGTCGCCGGCCCGGAGGCCGCCAACAACGCCTCGGCAGCCGGTACGCTCGTGCCGCTGCTGACGCTCGGCCTGCCGACGTCGGCAACGGCGGCGATCATGTTGGCCGGCTTCCAGCAATATGGCCTGCAGCCGGGGCCGTTGCTGTTCGCCACCAACCCGCAGCTCGTCTGGGGCCTGATCGCCAGCCTGCTGATCGCCAACTTCATGCTGCTCGTCCTGAACCTGCCCCTGGTCGGCCTCTGGGTGAAGCTGCTGACGATCCCGAAACCCTGGCTCTATGCCGGCATCCTGCTGTTCGCGACGCTCGGCACCATCGGCGCCAACCCCTCGGTGTTCGAACTCGGCATGCTCCTCGCCTTTGGCCTGCTCGGCTACGTCATGCGCGTCTTCGGCTATCCGATCGCGCCTGTCGTCGTCGGCCTGATCCTCGGGCCGCTCGCCGAACAGCAGCTGCGCCGGGCGCTGTCGATCAGCCAAGGTGACGTGACCGTGCTCTTCACCTCGCCGATCGCCGCTGTCCTGCTGGTGATTGCGGCGCTGGCCTTCATCGTGCCGCTGATCCTCAGAGCCCGCGGCCGCGGCGAGGTACTCGCCCAGCTTGCTGCCAGCGAAGATTGA